One genomic segment of Aliarcobacter cibarius includes these proteins:
- a CDS encoding IS5 family transposase, translated as MLSKSSKTNQQNLFYSSFSDMLDMNDPLIALSNAIDWKIFENEFSQFYSKDGSPAKPIRLMVGLLILKQLENLSDESIVIQWKRNPYYQYFCGYNEMQVCEPCHSTQLVKFRQRIGKEGMELIFKVSVQLHGSKAEEKQVLIDTTVQEKNITYPTDGKLAIKMIHHLHKIVKKEQLNLRRTFVKEIKEHRINLRFFKHPKKIKKAKSSIKRLRTIVGILIRDISRNLTQDKLSNYTNTFELFDKVRNQQIKDSNKVLSLHESHVYAITKGKDHKKYEYGTKASIVATKDSGVIVGVVSHNKNEHDSKTLEAALISANKTRTTPIKEAICDRGYRGIKEVLGTIISIPGTPLKKDIEYQKQSKREKFKRRAAIEPIIGHLKSDFRLARNYLKGFIGDQINLLLAATAWNLKKWMNIYFFAIIYGEMKLLLESINQIKLYYQIFLQLIVIKLIFIHP; from the coding sequence ATGCTTTCTAAGTCTTCTAAAACAAATCAACAAAATTTATTTTATAGTTCTTTTTCAGATATGCTTGATATGAATGATCCTTTGATTGCATTATCAAATGCAATCGATTGGAAAATATTTGAAAATGAGTTTTCTCAATTTTATTCTAAAGATGGATCTCCTGCTAAACCAATAAGGTTAATGGTAGGTTTATTGATACTCAAACAATTAGAAAATCTATCAGATGAATCTATTGTGATTCAATGGAAACGAAATCCATATTATCAATATTTCTGTGGATATAATGAAATGCAAGTATGTGAACCATGTCATAGTACTCAACTTGTTAAATTTAGACAAAGAATTGGTAAAGAAGGTATGGAATTAATTTTTAAAGTTAGTGTACAACTTCATGGAAGTAAAGCTGAAGAGAAACAAGTTCTTATTGATACAACAGTACAAGAGAAAAATATCACTTACCCAACAGATGGAAAATTAGCAATAAAAATGATTCATCATCTTCATAAGATTGTTAAAAAAGAACAATTAAATTTACGAAGAACTTTTGTAAAAGAGATAAAAGAACATAGAATTAATCTTCGTTTCTTTAAACACCCAAAGAAGATAAAAAAAGCAAAATCATCTATTAAAAGATTAAGAACTATTGTGGGAATACTCATAAGAGATATTAGTAGAAATTTAACACAAGATAAACTATCAAATTACACTAATACTTTTGAACTATTTGATAAAGTTAGAAACCAACAAATCAAAGATAGTAATAAAGTTTTATCTTTGCATGAATCTCATGTTTATGCAATTACAAAAGGTAAAGATCATAAGAAGTATGAATATGGAACAAAAGCGTCAATTGTTGCAACAAAAGATTCAGGAGTAATTGTAGGCGTAGTATCTCATAATAAAAATGAACATGACTCAAAAACTCTAGAAGCAGCTTTAATATCAGCTAATAAAACAAGAACTACACCAATCAAAGAAGCTATTTGTGATAGAGGATATAGAGGAATAAAAGAAGTACTTGGAACAATAATATCAATACCAGGAACTCCACTTAAAAAAGATATAGAATATCAAAAGCAAAGTAAACGTGAGAAATTCAAACGAAGAGCTGCAATAGAACCAATTATTGGACATTTAAAATCAGATTTTAGATTAGCAAGGAATTATCTTAAAGGTTTTATTGGTGATCAAATAAATTTACTTCTAGCAGCAACAGCTTGGAATCTAAAAAAGTGGATGAATATCTACTTTTTTGCAATTATTTATGGTGAAATGAAATTGCTACTAGAATCAATAAATCAAATCAAATTGTATTATCAAATATTTTTACAACTGATTGTGATAAAACTAATATTTATTCATCCCTGA
- a CDS encoding IS1634 family transposase, whose amino-acid sequence MAAIVYQTDKRSGITYAYKSISFWDKDKKQSRSKRTLIGRVDNDTQQIVPTDGRCRKDKQEKVLLKTGPVVAEISSRTFYGATYLFDKIGEKLGITNDLKNSFPDSYKKILSLVYYLILEKDSPSFRFEKWSALHKHPYAKSISSQRSSELFASIKDDAKNRFFTLQAKRKVDKEFWVYDTTSISSYSKTLSQVQYGHNKEHDPLAQINLALVFGESSMLPFYYRKLPGNIPDSKTVKHLLKELDNLGFSKVKLVMDRGFYSQENINALFKAHLKFLLSASLNLSFIRNNLDKVFNSVRSFENYNDKYELYTTTLQTTWEYSESRVYKQDIAKSSKRVYIHYYFNIEKAAEDEKTFDKKLMILKNEIESNNRIKENENLYAKYFIINSTLKKGIKVTLKSEEVAKAKRNYGYFALITNENMDSITALETYRNKDVVEKAFGNLKERLNMRRLLVSSEQSLDGKLFVQFIALIYLSYIKKQMQQNNLFKNYTLESLLDKLDLIECFEYPGKTLQVGEILQKQKDIYRFMGVEPPSSL is encoded by the coding sequence GTGGCTGCTATTGTATATCAAACTGATAAGCGTTCTGGAATCACATATGCTTATAAGTCAATATCTTTTTGGGATAAAGATAAAAAGCAATCTAGAAGTAAAAGAACATTAATTGGTAGAGTTGATAATGATACACAACAAATAGTTCCTACTGATGGAAGATGTAGAAAAGATAAACAAGAAAAAGTTCTTTTAAAAACAGGACCTGTTGTAGCAGAGATTTCTTCAAGAACTTTTTATGGTGCTACATATTTATTTGATAAAATAGGTGAAAAGCTTGGTATTACAAATGATTTAAAAAATTCTTTTCCAGATAGTTATAAAAAAATACTATCTCTTGTATATTATCTTATACTTGAAAAAGATTCTCCTTCATTTAGATTTGAGAAGTGGAGTGCTTTACATAAACATCCATATGCAAAGAGTATATCTTCGCAAAGAAGTAGTGAATTATTTGCTTCAATTAAAGATGATGCAAAAAATAGATTTTTTACTCTTCAAGCTAAACGTAAAGTAGATAAAGAGTTTTGGGTATATGATACAACATCAATATCAAGTTACTCAAAAACTCTGTCTCAAGTTCAATATGGACATAATAAAGAGCATGATCCTTTGGCTCAAATAAATTTAGCTTTAGTGTTTGGAGAATCATCAATGCTTCCATTTTACTATCGTAAACTACCAGGTAATATACCAGATTCAAAAACTGTTAAACATCTACTAAAAGAACTAGATAATCTAGGATTCTCAAAAGTTAAACTTGTAATGGATAGAGGATTTTATAGTCAAGAAAATATTAATGCTTTATTTAAAGCACATCTAAAATTTTTACTTTCTGCATCTTTAAATCTTAGCTTTATAAGAAATAACCTAGATAAAGTATTTAATAGTGTTAGATCATTTGAAAACTATAATGATAAATATGAACTTTATACAACAACTTTACAAACTACATGGGAATATAGTGAATCAAGAGTTTATAAACAAGATATAGCAAAAAGTAGTAAAAGAGTCTATATTCATTACTATTTTAATATTGAAAAAGCAGCAGAAGATGAAAAAACATTTGATAAAAAATTAATGATACTTAAAAATGAAATAGAGTCAAATAATCGTATCAAAGAGAATGAAAATCTTTATGCAAAATATTTTATAATTAACTCTACTTTAAAAAAAGGAATAAAAGTAACTCTTAAAAGTGAAGAAGTAGCTAAAGCTAAACGAAACTATGGATACTTTGCTCTTATAACAAATGAAAATATGGATTCAATTACTGCGCTTGAAACATATAGAAATAAAGATGTTGTTGAAAAAGCTTTCGGTAATTTAAAAGAGAGATTAAATATGCGTCGTCTTCTTGTATCTTCAGAACAATCTCTTGATGGAAAACTATTTGTACAATTTATAGCTCTAATTTATCTTTCATATATCAAAAAACAGATGCAACAAAATAATTTGTTTAAAAATTATACTCTAGAATCACTATTAGATAAACTAGATCTTATTGAATGCTTTGAATATCCAGGTAAAACTTTACAAGTAGGAGAAATTCTTCAAAAACAAAAAGATATTTATAGATTCATGGGAGTAGAACCTCCATCATCGTTATGA